TCGCGCAAGGCGTCGACGAGGTCGCCGATCGGGCGCTCGTGCATGCGCGGCACGCCCGACAGCCGGTACTGGCCCTGCATCAGCGCCAGCGCCGCGGTCAGCGGACGGAAGGCGGTGCCGGCGTTGCCGAGGAAGAGGTCGGCGCTCTTCACCGGGAAGGCGCCGCCTGCACCGTGGACCAGGAAGTCGCGGTCGGCGAGCGCTTCGATCTTCACGCCCAAGAGGCCGAGCGCCGACAGCATGTGCTGGACGTCGTCCGAATCGAGGAGGTCGCGCACCCGGGTCGTGCCGCTGGCGAGCGCGGCGAGCAGCAGCGTGCGGTTTGAGATGCTCTTCGAGCCGGGCAGTTTCACCGTGCCGGCCAGGCGGGCGATGGGGGAGAGGTCCAGGGTTTTCATGTGGTGCTCGGGATTGTCGTGTTCTATGGATGGGCGATCAGCGTTCAATCATATCCCCAACCCCCGCGCTCGCCCAAGCAGTTACAATCAACGGTTTGCATTCGTCTGGAGAAGTCAGTCATGACCATCCCCGTCATCGCCATCGACGGCCCGTCGGCCTCGGGCAAGGGCACCGTCGCCGCCCGCGTCGCCGCTACGCTCGGTTTTCACTACCTCGATTCGGGCGCGCTCTACCGCTTGACCGCGCTGGCGGCGCTCGAGGAGGAGATCTCCTGGGACGACGAGGCAGGGTTGGCCGAGCTCGCCGCCGAGCTGCCGGTGCGCTTCGACGGCGATCGCGTGTTCCTGTTCGGCGAAGACGCCGGCGACGACATCCGCGCCGAGGCGATCGGCATGGGCGCGTCGAAGATCGCCGCCTATCCGGCGGTGCGCGCCGCGCTCTTGGAGCGCCAGCGCGCGTTCCGCGAAGCGCCGGGCCTCGTGACCGACGGGCGCGACATGGGTTCGGTGGTTTTTCCCGACGCGACGCTGAAGATTTTCCTCACCGCGAGCGCCGGGGAAAGGGCGCAAAGACGCTATAAACAGTTGATCGACAAGGGGGAATCTGCTAACCTCCAGCAAATTCAGGAGGACATCGAGGCACGTGACGCGCGCGACGCGGCCCGCCCGGTGGCCCCTCTCAAGCAGGAGCCGGATGCCCAGCGGCTGGACACCACGGTCCTTTCCATCGATCAAGCGGTGGAAACGGTATTGTCGTGGTACCAGTCGCTTTGTATTTCGGATCGCTGAAAGCCTTGCCATTTGCCGTCTCGCCAAGGAGAGGCGGCCATACTCAACCAACCTAGCGTGACCTTGGGCGCGCACCGCGAGTTATTGTTAATGACGACCTTTACCATGGAAAACTTCGCCGAACTCTTCGAAGAGTCCCTTTCCCGCCAGGAAATGCGTACCGGCGAAGTGATCACCGCAGAAGTGGTGGGCATTGATTCCAACTTCGTCACCGTCAACGCCGGCCTGAAGTCCGAGTCGCTGATTCCGGTCGAAGAATTCAAGAACGACCAAGGCGGCCTCGAAGTCACCATCGGCGACTTCGTGACCGTCGCGATCGACGCGATCGAAAACGGCTACGGCGAAACCAAGCTGTCGCGCGAAAAAGCCAAGCGCCTGGCGGCCTGGATCGAGCTCGAAGAAGCGCTCGAAGCCGGCACCATCCTGTCCGGCCTGATCAGCGGCAAGGTCAAGGGTGGTCTGACCGTTATGGTCAACGGCATCCGCGCCTTCCTGCCGGGTTCGCTGGTCGACGTGCGTCCGGTGAAAGACACCACGCCGTACGAAGGCAAGAACATCGAGTTCAAAGTCATCAAGCTCGATCGCAAGCGCAACAACGTCGTGGTTTCGCGCCGTTCGGTGCTGGAAGAGACGCTGGGCGAAGAGCGCAAAGCGCTGCTCGAAACCCTGCGCGAAGGCTCCGTGGTCAAGGGTATCGTCAAGAACATCACCGACTACGGTGCGTTCGTCGACCTGGGCGGCATCGACGGCCTGCTGCACATCACCGACCTGGCATGGCGCCGCGTCAAGCACCCGAGCGAAGTGCTCACCGTCGGTGACGAAGTCGAAGCCAAGGTGCTCAAGTTCGACCAGGAGAAGAACCGCGTCTCGCTGGGTCTCAAGCAGCTGGGCGAAGATCCGTGGGTCGGTCTGTCGCGTCGCTACCCGTCGGGCACCCGCCTGTTCGGCAAGGTCACCAACCTGACCGACTACGGCGCGTTCGTCGAGATCGAACAGGGCATCGAAGGCCTGGTGCACGTGTCCGAGATGGACTGGACCAACAAGAACGTTCACCCGTCCAAAGTGGTTCAGGTCGGCGACGAAGTCGAAGTGATGATCCTCGAGATCGACGAAGACCGCCGCCGTATCAGCCTGGGCATGAAGCAGTGCGCGGCCAACCCGTGGAACGAGTTCGCCGACAACTACAAAAAAGGCGACAAGCTGCAAGGCGCGATCAAGTCGATCACCGACTTCGGCGTGTTCGTCGGTCTGCCGGGCGGTATCGACGGTCTGGTTCACCTGTCCGACCTGTCGTGGAGCGACACCGGCGAAGAAGCCGTCCGCCGCTTCAAGAAGGGCGACGAAGTCGAAGCCGTCGTGTTGTCGATCGACGTCGAGAAAGAGCGTATCTCGCTGGGCATCAAACAGCTCGAAGGCGATCCGTTCAACAACTACGTTGCGATGAACGACAAGGGCGCGCTGGTGAAGGGTACCGTGAAGTCCCTCGACGCCAAAGGCGCCGTGATCCAGCTCGACGGCGAAGTCGAAGGCTACCTGCGCGCTTCCGAAGTGTCGCGTGACCGCGTCGAAGACATCCGCACCCACCTGAAAGAGGGTGACGAAGTCGAGACCGTGATCATCGGCGTGGACCGCAAGTCGCGCAACATCAGCCTGTCGATCAAGGCCAAGGACGCTGCCGAAGAAACCGCCGCTCTGCGTTCGCACGCCAGCGAAGCCAACGTGAGCGCCGGCACCACCAGCCTCGGCGCGCTCTTGAAAGCCAAGCTGACCGGCGGCAACGAGTAAGTCGCGTCATGACCAAATCTGAGCTGATTGCGAGGCTGGCCGAACGCCTTGCCGAGCGCGATTCTGAGTTGGTCTACAAGGACGCCGAGCTGGCCGTCAAAACCATCCTGGATGCGATGGCCAGCAGCCTGGCCCAAGGGCAGCGGATCGAGATCCGCGGCTTCGGTAGCTTCGACCTGAACTACCGTCCGCCGCGCGTCGGCCGCAACCCGAAGTCGGGTTCGAGCGTCTCCGTGCCAGAGAAGTACGTGCCGCATTTCAAGGCCGGCAAGGAGCTGCGGGAGCGGGTTGACGGAACCATCCGTCAAGACGAGCTCGTCTCCTGAGGCTACGCCTGATCTCCCCAAAACGCCGCGATTCGTTCGCGGCGTTTTTTTATGTTTTTTTTCGCTGCCTTAACGAGGGTTAGCCCTTTATGATGTGCGTCCGCTTTCATACGACATCGTGGTGACAACATGACAGGGCAGTGGCGAGAACGCTTTTCCCGTACGACGGCCAAATGGCGGCAGACCGAGCGTTTCCAGTGGTTGCTGACGGCCGTGGTGACGGTCTGCATCGGCGGCGCGGCGCTCGGCCAACTGACGCTCGACCAGGTCGTCATCGCGTGGAAGGCGCGCCAGCAGTTCCAGTTCGAGGCGTTCCAGTTTGCCAACGAGTTGCGCGGCAGTTCGGAGCGCCTGACCAGCTCCGCGCGTTCCTACGTGGCGACGCACGACCGGCGTTTTTACGACGACTATTTCGATGCGCTCGAGATCCGCAGCGGCCGCCGGCCGCGCCCGCCCGCGCTGGCGCAGATCAGTTGGGGCTTCTTCGTGCCGGCGCGCACCGGCGTCAGCGCGGTGCCGTTCGAGCAGATGATCGAGCGCACCGGCTTCACGCGCGACGAGAAGCTGCTGCTCTTGCGCGCCAAGGCGGCGTCCGACGCGCTGTCGCGCCAGGAAGCGAGTGCCATGCGCAAGCTGGAGCAGCTGGGCTACCGTCCCGACGCCGGCGCGGAGGCGCGTGCGCGCTACGAGGCGCAGCAGATCTTGTTCTCGCCGGGTTATACGCTGGCCAAGCGCGAGGTCCTGGGGCCCTTGGGCCGTTTCGACGAAAAGGTGTCGCAAAGGCTCAAACGGGAGGCCGAGGTGCTCGGGGACGAGATCGTATTGCTGCGCTACCTGACGCGCTCCTTGGCCGTTCTCGGCGCCGCGCTGGCCTTGTGGGGGCTGTGGTGCACGCGCGCCGGCTACGAGGCGAGGCTGAGGGCGCTGTCGGGCGTGTGCGATGCGGCGTCGTCGCTGAACGACTTGACGGTGCGGCTGCCTGCGCCGCCGGCCCCGCCGGGCGCCGAGGTCGCGCTGAACCGGCTGCTGGCCGGGCAGGAGGGTGTTTTCCGCGAGATCGACCGTTCGGCGGCCGATCTCGAGCAGAAGCTGGCCGAGCTCGACGCGCTGCTCGCGCATACGAGCGAGCCCGCGCGCCATGCTTTCGACTCGCTCAAGGAGCACGCCCGTGCCTTGCGCCACGCGGTGCTGGGCTACCGCTTCTAAGCTGCGCGCGCCGCGCCGCCTTGGGAGAGCCGGCGCAAATCGTTTACACTGGCGGGCAAACCTTCTTCAACGCGAGACCGATATGCGCTACCTGTTGCGGATCGTCGAACTGGCGCTGCTGATCCTCCTGATCGCGGTGACCGTGCAAAACAGCCATGTGGTGGAGTTCCGCCTGTTCCTCGGCCAGCAGATCAGCGCGCCGCTGATCGTCTTCCTGCTGGTGTTCTTCGTCGCCGGCGCCGTGATCGGCCTGGCGGCGACCTTCGGCTATTACCTGAAGATGCGCCGCGAGCTGTCGCAGCTGAAAAAAGAGCTGCGCAGCCGCCCGGTCTTGGCGCGCATTCCCGACCCGAGCGACGCGCTCGCCGACTGAGGCGTCCCGGCCTGCTCACCGCCGTCAAACCCGATGGCGGCGTTGCCGTCTGGCCGACGCGGATGGGATTAGTCTTTCCGAAAGGACCTTGTTTGGAACTGGATTTGTGGTGGCTGCTGTTGTTCCCGGCCTTCTTTGCGCTCGGCTGGCTGGCCGCTCGCGTCGACATGCGCGCGGTGCTCAAGCAGGCCAAGTCGGTCCCGGCCGGCTTCTTTCGCGGCCTCGACGCGCTGGTCGAGGACAAGACCGACATCGCCGCGCAGGCGCTGGCCGAAGTGTCGCGCCAGTCGGGCGAACTGGATTTGCAATTGACGCTCGGCAAGCTCTACCGCAAGCGCGGCGAGAACGACCGTGCGATCCGGCTGCACCAGGCGTTGCTCGAGTCGCCCGATCTGGCCGCCGAGCAGCGTGACACGGTGCGCTATGAACTCGCGCAGGACTTCTGCAAGGCCGGCCTCGTCGACCGTGCCGAGGAGATCCTGGTGAAGCTGCTCGACGGCAATATGTCGCTGTCGGCGCGCCGCGAGTTGCTCGATATCTACCAGCAGGATCGGGACTGGAACAAGGCGATCGCCACCGCAGGCGAGTTGCGCAGCGACGCGCACTCGTTCCAGCACGTGGTCGCGCAGTTTTACTGCGAACTCGCGCAAGGCGCGCTCTACCAGTCCGACTACGCCGCCGCGCGCCAGGCGGTCGAAGCGGCGCAGACGGCCAACCGCAAGTGCGCGCGCGCGAGCCTGATCCTCGGCGACATCGAGTTCGCCGAAGGCCATACCGAGGCGGCGATCGCCGCGTGGCAGGGCATCGAGAAGCAGAACTACGAATACCTGACGCTGGCCGCCGAACGCCTGTTCGACGCTTACGAAAAGCTCGGCCAAGCCCAGGCCGGCATCGCGCTGTTGCGCGGCTATCTGAAGACCTTTCCGCAGCTGGAAATCACCGACCTCGTCTACCAGAAGGTGGCGACCTACGAGGGCGAGGCGGCGGCGCTCGACTTCGTGCGCGAAGCGGTGCACGCGCGCCCGAGCCTGTCCGGCGTCTACCGGATGATCGAGGCCCAGCTGACCGACCTCAACCCCGACAAGCGGCTCGACGCCGAGGTGGCGCGCGCGGTGGTGCAAAAGCACGCGCAGCGCCTCAACGTGCATCGCTGCAAGTGTTGCAACTTCCGCTCGCGCGCGTTCTTCTGGCATTGCCCGGCGTGCGGCGAGTGGGAGAGCTTCACGCCGAACCGCTCCGAAATCCAGTAGGACCCAAGCATGAACCCCTTGATCGTCTCCCCCGCCGGTGCGCATTCCCCGGCCTCTCCCGTCATCGTCGCGCTCGATTTTCCGAATGAGGCCGCGGCGCTGGCCTTCGTGTCGCGACTCGACCCGGCCGCCTGCCGCGTCAAGGTCGGCAAGGAACTGTTTACCGCGTCGGGCCGTAGCCTGATCGAGAAGCTCGTCGCGCGCGGCTTCGAGGTCTTCCTCGACCTCAAGTTCCACGACATCCCGAACACGGTCGCGCACGCGTGCAAGATCGCCGCCGAACTCGGCGTGTGGCTGGTCGACGTGCACGCGTCGGGCGGTCGCCGCATGATGAGCGCCGCGCGCGAGGCGCTGGAAGCCTACAGCCAGCGCCCGCTGTTGATCGGCGTGACCGTGCTGACCAGCATGGAAGCCAGTGATCTGGCCGAGATCGGCATCACCGTGTCGCCGCAGGAACAGGTGCTGCGCCTGGCGACGCTGACGCGCGACTCGGGCCTGGACGGCGTGGTGTGCTCGGCTCAGGAAGCGTCGATCCTCAAGCCCGTGCTCGGCGCCGACTTCAAGCTGGTGACGCCGGGCATCCGTCTCGCCGGCGCCGCCGGCGACGACCAGCGCCGCGTGATGACGCCGGTCGCGGCGCTCGAGGGCGGCGCAGACTATCTGGTGATCGGTCGTCCGATCACGCAGTCGGCCGACCCGCTCTCGACGCTCGCGGCGATCAACGCCGACATCGCCGCCTACCGGCAATCGATCTGAGGTCAGGTCCATGAAAATCACCGTCATCGGTTCCGGTTACGTCGGCCTCGTCACCGGCACCTGTCTCGCCGAAGTCGGCAACCACGTGTGCTGCCTCGACGTCGACCCGGCCAAGATCGCCACGCTGCAAGCGGGCGGCATCCCGATCTACGAGCCGGGTCTCGACGACATGGTCCGCCGCAACGTCGCCGCCGGCCGCCTCTCCTTCACCACCGACGTCGAGGCGTCGGTCGCCTTCGGCGAGATCCAGTTCATCGCGGTCGGCACGCCGCCCGACGAGGACGGCTCGGCCGACCTGTCGTACGTGCTCGCCGCCGCGCGCGGCATCGCGCGCCACATGGACGGCTATAAGGTCGTCGTCGACAAGTCGACCGTGCCGGTCGGCACCGGCGACAAGGTGCGCGCGGCGATCGCCGAAACCTTGGCCGAGCGCGGCGCCGACCTGCCGTTCGCGGTGGTGTCCAACCCCGAATTCCTGAAGGAAGGCGCGGCGATCGAGGAC
This DNA window, taken from Crenobacter cavernae, encodes the following:
- a CDS encoding LapA family protein; the protein is MRYLLRIVELALLILLIAVTVQNSHVVEFRLFLGQQISAPLIVFLLVFFVAGAVIGLAATFGYYLKMRRELSQLKKELRSRPVLARIPDPSDALAD
- the pyrF gene encoding orotidine-5'-phosphate decarboxylase → MNPLIVSPAGAHSPASPVIVALDFPNEAAALAFVSRLDPAACRVKVGKELFTASGRSLIEKLVARGFEVFLDLKFHDIPNTVAHACKIAAELGVWLVDVHASGGRRMMSAAREALEAYSQRPLLIGVTVLTSMEASDLAEIGITVSPQEQVLRLATLTRDSGLDGVVCSAQEASILKPVLGADFKLVTPGIRLAGAAGDDQRRVMTPVAALEGGADYLVIGRPITQSADPLSTLAAINADIAAYRQSI
- the cmk gene encoding (d)CMP kinase, encoding MTIPVIAIDGPSASGKGTVAARVAATLGFHYLDSGALYRLTALAALEEEISWDDEAGLAELAAELPVRFDGDRVFLFGEDAGDDIRAEAIGMGASKIAAYPAVRAALLERQRAFREAPGLVTDGRDMGSVVFPDATLKIFLTASAGERAQRRYKQLIDKGESANLQQIQEDIEARDARDAARPVAPLKQEPDAQRLDTTVLSIDQAVETVLSWYQSLCISDR
- the lapB gene encoding lipopolysaccharide assembly protein LapB encodes the protein MELDLWWLLLFPAFFALGWLAARVDMRAVLKQAKSVPAGFFRGLDALVEDKTDIAAQALAEVSRQSGELDLQLTLGKLYRKRGENDRAIRLHQALLESPDLAAEQRDTVRYELAQDFCKAGLVDRAEEILVKLLDGNMSLSARRELLDIYQQDRDWNKAIATAGELRSDAHSFQHVVAQFYCELAQGALYQSDYAAARQAVEAAQTANRKCARASLILGDIEFAEGHTEAAIAAWQGIEKQNYEYLTLAAERLFDAYEKLGQAQAGIALLRGYLKTFPQLEITDLVYQKVATYEGEAAALDFVREAVHARPSLSGVYRMIEAQLTDLNPDKRLDAEVARAVVQKHAQRLNVHRCKCCNFRSRAFFWHCPACGEWESFTPNRSEIQ
- the rpsA gene encoding 30S ribosomal protein S1, with protein sequence MENFAELFEESLSRQEMRTGEVITAEVVGIDSNFVTVNAGLKSESLIPVEEFKNDQGGLEVTIGDFVTVAIDAIENGYGETKLSREKAKRLAAWIELEEALEAGTILSGLISGKVKGGLTVMVNGIRAFLPGSLVDVRPVKDTTPYEGKNIEFKVIKLDRKRNNVVVSRRSVLEETLGEERKALLETLREGSVVKGIVKNITDYGAFVDLGGIDGLLHITDLAWRRVKHPSEVLTVGDEVEAKVLKFDQEKNRVSLGLKQLGEDPWVGLSRRYPSGTRLFGKVTNLTDYGAFVEIEQGIEGLVHVSEMDWTNKNVHPSKVVQVGDEVEVMILEIDEDRRRISLGMKQCAANPWNEFADNYKKGDKLQGAIKSITDFGVFVGLPGGIDGLVHLSDLSWSDTGEEAVRRFKKGDEVEAVVLSIDVEKERISLGIKQLEGDPFNNYVAMNDKGALVKGTVKSLDAKGAVIQLDGEVEGYLRASEVSRDRVEDIRTHLKEGDEVETVIIGVDRKSRNISLSIKAKDAAEETAALRSHASEANVSAGTTSLGALLKAKLTGGNE
- a CDS encoding integration host factor subunit beta — protein: MTKSELIARLAERLAERDSELVYKDAELAVKTILDAMASSLAQGQRIEIRGFGSFDLNYRPPRVGRNPKSGSSVSVPEKYVPHFKAGKELRERVDGTIRQDELVS